A portion of the Parasteatoda tepidariorum isolate YZ-2023 chromosome 5, CAS_Ptep_4.0, whole genome shotgun sequence genome contains these proteins:
- the LOC139425626 gene encoding SCAN domain-containing protein 3-like, whose protein sequence is MTGRLSGLTARIKEVAPESEATHCLIHREVLASRKMSPEFNSVLIDVVKVINYIKAHALNSRLFEQLCEEMDAEYRCLLLYTEIRWLSRGKSLLRVFELREPLQRFLLEKKSPLAAHFSDKVWVTKLAYLCDIFNLLNELNLCLQGKMTTVFKLADKVATFKAKLELWGRRVNRGIFDMFHT, encoded by the coding sequence ATGACCGGACGTCTATCTGGTTTAACTGCTCGGATTAAGGAAGTTGCACCTGAGAGTGAAGCTACACATTGTCTCATTCACAGGGAAGTGCTAGCAAGCCGAAAAATGTCACCAGAATTTAACAGCGTATTGATTGATGTCGTTAAAGTTATTAACTACATCAAAGCACACGCCCTTAACTCGCGCCTGTTTGAGCAGCTTTGTGAGGAGATGGACGCAGAGTACAGATGCCTTCTGTTATACACAGAAATAAGATGGTTATCCAGAGGAAAATCGCTACTGAGAGTATTTGAATTGCGAGAGCCATTGCAAAGATTTCTCTTAGAAAAGAAGTCACCGCTGGCAGCACATTTCAGTGACAAGGTATGGGTCACCAAACTGGCTTACCTGTGTGACATATTCAACCTGTTGAATGAACTCAATCTGTGCCTTCAGGGGAAAATGACAACCGTTTTCAAGTTGGCTGACAAAGTAGCTACCTTTAAAGCCAAACTGGAGTTATGGGGTCGACGCGTGAACAGAGGCATTTTCGACATGTTTCATACATAA